In Amycolatopsis methanolica 239, a single genomic region encodes these proteins:
- a CDS encoding GntR family transcriptional regulator — protein MANEGVATPGIGDLSAEVSALEQLPPRDSTALVRTVRDRLRLAIALEQIPTGKLNQVQVAKQLGVSRMPIRAAIPELVAEGLLEPLAGGGVAVRELTAPDVRQVYDVRMALETKAVRIVAEQGTDESVRHIQQVVDRHLPVFTSYDTAKLLAADREFHMSILTATDNSHFQRAIVPVWSIVERAMVSVMHIRHVFDSAWHEHAEVARALVERDPDAAEAAMHQHLSRAADKLATSIAESAES, from the coding sequence ATGGCGAACGAGGGCGTGGCCACGCCAGGGATCGGGGACCTGTCGGCCGAGGTCTCGGCACTGGAGCAACTGCCACCCCGGGACAGCACCGCACTGGTCAGGACCGTTCGCGACCGCCTGCGACTGGCGATCGCCCTGGAGCAGATCCCCACCGGGAAGCTGAACCAGGTCCAGGTCGCCAAGCAACTCGGGGTGAGCCGGATGCCCATCCGGGCGGCGATCCCCGAACTCGTCGCGGAGGGCCTGCTCGAACCACTGGCAGGTGGGGGAGTGGCCGTGCGGGAGTTGACGGCACCCGATGTGCGTCAGGTTTACGACGTGCGGATGGCACTGGAAACGAAGGCCGTCCGCATCGTCGCCGAGCAGGGAACCGACGAGAGCGTCCGCCACATCCAGCAGGTGGTGGACCGGCACCTGCCGGTCTTCACCTCCTACGACACGGCCAAGCTGCTGGCCGCGGACCGCGAGTTCCACATGTCGATCCTCACCGCGACGGACAACAGCCACTTCCAGCGCGCGATCGTGCCGGTGTGGTCCATCGTGGAGCGCGCCATGGTCAGCGTGATGCACATCCGGCACGTCTTCGACAGCGCCTGGCACGAACACGCCGAGGTCGCCCGCGCCCTGGTGGAGCGCGACCCGGACGCCGCCGAAGCCGCGATGCACCAGCACCTCAGCCGTGCCGCCGACAAGCTGGCCACGTCCATCGCGGAGTCCGCCGAGTCCTGA
- a CDS encoding amidohydrolase family protein, whose protein sequence is MTAIDHAPSAAPVGEARLGTGIFDVDIHPVPREGLIASYLPDRWRRHIHEYGVRTTNGLTHVTEYPQMYGGAMRNDAWPDDGSYPGSSLELIRSQLLDPYNVTVGVLQCLAPGGQTLNPASQALDPRVADVLTRAINDWQLEHLVYPEPRLRASAPVAFEAAEFAVKEIERVGSNPGVVSILGLSKTLEPLGSRKYWPIYEAAVAHDLPIQFHLSQGGGHANTGTGWTSYHTEYHVGHTQSLQSQMLSLILTGTFDRFPDLKVMFVEGNVVHFAPLVQRLDYHWKTLRGEVADLQRKPSEYIRDHIFASTQPIDEPENPKHLAEMIEEFCPDNVVFASDYPHFDFDSPETVFPSVFPDDLRDKIMRTNGLRFFGLEG, encoded by the coding sequence ATGACTGCCATCGACCACGCCCCCTCCGCCGCCCCCGTGGGCGAGGCCCGGCTCGGTACCGGGATCTTCGACGTCGACATCCACCCCGTGCCGCGCGAAGGCCTGATCGCGAGCTACCTGCCCGACCGGTGGCGCCGGCACATCCACGAGTACGGCGTGCGCACCACCAACGGCCTGACCCACGTCACCGAGTACCCCCAGATGTACGGCGGCGCCATGCGCAACGACGCGTGGCCCGACGACGGCTCCTACCCCGGATCGTCGCTGGAGCTGATCCGGTCCCAGCTGCTCGACCCGTACAACGTGACCGTCGGCGTGCTGCAGTGCCTTGCCCCCGGTGGGCAGACCCTGAACCCGGCCAGCCAGGCGCTGGACCCGCGGGTCGCCGACGTGCTCACCCGGGCTATCAACGACTGGCAGCTCGAGCACCTGGTTTACCCGGAGCCGCGGCTGCGCGCCTCGGCCCCGGTCGCGTTCGAGGCCGCCGAGTTCGCGGTCAAGGAGATCGAGCGAGTGGGCTCCAACCCGGGTGTCGTGTCGATCCTCGGCCTGAGCAAGACCCTGGAACCGCTGGGCAGCCGCAAGTACTGGCCCATCTACGAGGCCGCCGTCGCGCACGACCTGCCGATCCAGTTCCACCTGTCCCAGGGCGGCGGGCACGCCAACACCGGAACCGGGTGGACCTCCTACCACACCGAGTACCACGTCGGGCACACCCAGAGCCTGCAGTCGCAGATGCTCAGCCTCATCCTCACCGGGACCTTCGACCGGTTCCCGGACCTGAAGGTCATGTTCGTCGAGGGCAACGTCGTGCACTTCGCTCCGCTGGTGCAGCGGCTGGACTACCACTGGAAGACCCTGCGTGGCGAGGTCGCCGACCTGCAGCGCAAGCCCTCGGAGTACATCCGCGACCACATCTTCGCCTCGACCCAGCCGATCGACGAGCCGGAGAACCCGAAGCACCTGGCCGAGATGATCGAAGAGTTCTGCCCGGACAACGTGGTCTTCGCTTCCGATTACCCGCATTTCGACTTCGATTCGCCCGAGACCGTCTTCCCCAGCGTCTTCCCGGACGACCTGCGCGACAAGATCATGCGTACCAACGGGTTGCGGTTCTTCGGGCTGGAGGGCTGA
- a CDS encoding CaiB/BaiF CoA transferase family protein — translation MGALDGIRVVDLTRYLSGPTLTMLLADLGADVVKVETLPTGDPARQSGPFQDGESVYYMASNRNKRSVALDLRSEEGKAALRKLVAGADVFVQNFKPGTTERMGFGPDEMRELNPRLIYVSLSGFGQRPPGADLAGFDQTAQAMSGLMSVTGTPETGPLRVGIAIADSATGVFGAVGVLSALYERERTGQGTVVEGSLMQSMLTLLSYQAQKYLSLGVTPGQDGNDHPIMFPQGTFKTRDTAMTLACGNEKMWQRLCSALGMQELEADPRFADNASRMANRTELRKIIEDVLSAKTTEEWIAEVGAAGVPCGPVLTIPEALEHPITAGLDMVARVEHSTLGPMKVLGQSVHIGGADPQWLRRPAPMLGEHTHEVLTELGYDDAEVADMIATGQAVQWQHTAG, via the coding sequence ATGGGCGCACTCGACGGAATCCGCGTCGTCGACCTGACCCGCTACCTGTCCGGGCCGACGCTCACGATGCTGCTGGCCGACCTCGGCGCCGACGTCGTCAAGGTCGAGACGCTGCCGACCGGGGACCCGGCCCGCCAGTCCGGGCCGTTCCAGGACGGCGAAAGCGTCTACTACATGGCCTCCAACCGCAACAAGCGCAGCGTCGCCCTGGATCTGCGCAGCGAGGAAGGCAAGGCCGCGCTGCGCAAACTCGTCGCCGGGGCCGACGTGTTCGTGCAGAACTTCAAGCCGGGCACCACCGAAAGGATGGGGTTCGGCCCGGACGAGATGCGCGAACTCAACCCGCGGCTGATCTACGTCTCGCTCAGCGGCTTCGGGCAACGGCCCCCGGGAGCGGACCTGGCCGGCTTCGACCAGACCGCGCAGGCAATGTCGGGACTGATGAGCGTCACCGGCACGCCTGAAACCGGCCCACTGCGAGTCGGGATCGCGATCGCCGACTCCGCCACCGGCGTGTTCGGCGCGGTCGGTGTCCTCTCCGCGCTCTACGAGCGGGAGCGCACCGGGCAGGGCACCGTGGTCGAAGGTTCGCTGATGCAGTCCATGCTGACGCTGCTGTCCTACCAGGCGCAGAAGTACCTGAGCCTCGGCGTCACTCCCGGGCAGGACGGCAACGACCACCCGATCATGTTTCCGCAGGGCACCTTCAAGACCCGCGACACGGCGATGACGCTGGCCTGCGGCAACGAGAAGATGTGGCAGCGCCTGTGTTCCGCGCTCGGCATGCAGGAACTCGAAGCCGACCCGCGCTTCGCCGACAACGCGAGCCGCATGGCCAACCGGACCGAGCTCCGCAAGATCATCGAGGACGTGCTGTCGGCCAAGACCACCGAGGAGTGGATCGCCGAAGTCGGTGCGGCCGGTGTGCCGTGCGGGCCGGTCCTCACGATCCCGGAGGCCCTGGAACACCCGATCACGGCCGGCCTCGACATGGTCGCTCGTGTCGAGCACTCCACGCTCGGCCCGATGAAGGTGCTCGGTCAGTCGGTGCACATCGGCGGCGCGGACCCGCAATGGCTCCGCCGCCCCGCACCGATGCTCGGCGAGCACACCCACGAGGTCCTCACCGAACTCGGTTACGACGACGCCGAGGTCGCGGACATGATCGCCACCGGCCAGGCGGTGCAGTGGCAGCACACCGCCGGATAA
- a CDS encoding PDR/VanB family oxidoreductase, whose protein sequence is MTHTFPRGPAEVPAVVAEIVPEADGIKSLRLEPASGDKMPAWEPGAHIDLVLAPGLERQYSLCGDPTDLRSWRIGVLREPESRGGSAHVHEKLSVGDQILCRGPRNNFALTEAERYLFIAGGIGITPILPMIRQCEAAGKPWNLFYGGREEASMAFRAELTPYGDRVTYWPQNVHGHLDLPTILGTPQAGTAVYCCGPGGLLDAVEQRCEAWPDGALHLERFRPKDGALEGENTEFEVVLDYSGITLTVAPDQSIVDAVEAAGVHIPTSCREGTCGTCETVVLEGEPDHRDSYLTPQEKESGEVIMPCCSRSCSKTLILDL, encoded by the coding sequence ATGACGCACACCTTCCCTCGCGGCCCCGCCGAGGTGCCCGCGGTCGTCGCCGAGATCGTGCCCGAGGCCGACGGCATCAAGTCCCTGCGGCTCGAACCCGCCTCCGGCGACAAAATGCCCGCATGGGAACCCGGCGCGCACATCGACCTCGTCCTCGCTCCCGGCCTGGAGCGCCAGTACTCGCTGTGCGGGGACCCCACGGACCTGCGCAGCTGGCGCATCGGAGTCCTGCGCGAACCCGAAAGCCGTGGCGGATCGGCACACGTGCACGAGAAGCTGTCCGTCGGCGACCAGATCCTCTGCCGCGGCCCCCGCAACAACTTCGCGCTAACCGAGGCCGAGCGGTACCTGTTCATCGCCGGCGGCATCGGCATCACCCCGATCCTGCCGATGATCCGGCAGTGCGAGGCAGCGGGGAAGCCGTGGAACCTGTTCTACGGGGGCCGGGAAGAAGCGTCCATGGCATTCCGGGCGGAACTCACCCCGTACGGCGACCGCGTCACCTACTGGCCGCAAAACGTCCACGGCCACCTCGACCTCCCCACGATCCTCGGCACACCCCAGGCCGGCACCGCCGTCTACTGCTGCGGCCCCGGCGGCCTGCTCGACGCCGTGGAACAACGGTGCGAGGCATGGCCCGACGGCGCACTGCACCTGGAACGCTTCCGCCCGAAGGACGGCGCACTCGAGGGCGAGAACACCGAATTCGAGGTCGTCCTGGACTACTCCGGCATCACGCTCACCGTCGCGCCGGACCAATCCATCGTCGACGCTGTCGAAGCCGCGGGCGTGCACATCCCCACCTCCTGCCGGGAAGGGACATGCGGCACCTGCGAAACCGTGGTGCTGGAAGGCGAACCGGACCACCGGGACTCCTACCTGACACCCCAGGAGAAGGAGTCCGGCGAAGTCATCATGCCGTGCTGCTCCCGGTCCTGCTCCAAGACCCTGATCCTGGACCTGTGA
- a CDS encoding Rieske (2Fe-2S) protein — protein sequence MPKYVVAGTSEIEPGERKIVELEGRKIGVFNVDGEYFALLDQCPHAGAALCSFGTVFGVSDADKPDGDISYERNRAIRCPWHAWEYDIRTGESFFDPRNARVRKYDVEVVPGSPADVVDPDGGRQKGPFVMEGYAVSVEDDMVVVDTSRRRPARGSRAQAQSRA from the coding sequence ATGCCGAAGTACGTGGTGGCGGGCACCTCCGAGATCGAACCGGGCGAGCGCAAGATCGTCGAACTCGAAGGCCGCAAGATCGGTGTGTTCAACGTCGACGGCGAATACTTCGCGCTACTGGACCAGTGCCCGCACGCCGGGGCGGCGCTGTGCAGCTTCGGCACGGTCTTCGGGGTCTCCGACGCGGACAAGCCGGACGGCGACATCTCCTACGAGCGCAACCGCGCGATCCGCTGCCCCTGGCACGCCTGGGAGTACGACATCCGCACCGGTGAGTCCTTTTTCGACCCGCGCAACGCGCGCGTGCGCAAGTACGACGTCGAAGTCGTCCCCGGTTCGCCCGCGGACGTGGTCGACCCGGACGGTGGCCGGCAGAAGGGGCCGTTCGTCATGGAGGGCTACGCGGTGAGCGTCGAAGACGACATGGTCGTCGTCGACACCAGCCGACGACGCCCTGCGCGCGGCTCCCGCGCGCAGGCCCAGTCCCGAGCCTGA
- a CDS encoding amidohydrolase family protein, with amino-acid sequence MVDTVVAEKQERSAPPPGTRPAVVDCDVHPILTTPEAFLPYLDEYWGDQLIGALSPNYEPNYHPRHSPIAQRPGLRTDDDGRAATRVEDLVADVFADGHTDFAILNCLYGIQQMHQPRREAAHARALNDWIAHEWLAQDERLRASIVVPQGTPELAAEEIAHRAGDKRFVQVLLLGQSELLYGRQINWPIWEAAEAAGLPVTIHLGGVFRQAPTSVGWPTSYLEWYVGQQSNLEAQINSIVSEGVLQKFPGTRVVVSEVGFQWLPAFIWKFDKLWKSYRHDVPWLDRAPSQLIREHFKFTTAPSDGAEEPGGLDRIVERMGSDQMLVYSSDYPHNHASGPRQIEAGTSDSELIDRIYRHNAWDLYQLSVPGHE; translated from the coding sequence ATGGTTGACACCGTCGTTGCCGAGAAGCAGGAACGCTCCGCGCCTCCGCCCGGTACCCGTCCGGCCGTCGTCGACTGCGACGTCCACCCCATCCTGACCACCCCGGAGGCGTTCCTCCCCTACCTGGACGAGTACTGGGGCGACCAGCTGATCGGTGCACTGTCACCGAACTACGAACCGAACTACCACCCGCGCCACTCCCCGATCGCCCAGCGACCGGGTCTGCGCACCGACGACGACGGCCGCGCCGCCACCCGGGTGGAGGACCTGGTGGCCGACGTGTTCGCCGACGGGCACACCGATTTCGCGATCCTGAACTGCCTCTACGGCATCCAGCAGATGCACCAGCCGCGTCGCGAAGCGGCGCACGCCCGTGCGCTCAACGACTGGATCGCGCACGAGTGGCTGGCCCAGGACGAACGCCTGCGCGCCTCGATCGTCGTGCCGCAAGGCACCCCCGAGCTCGCCGCCGAAGAGATTGCCCACCGCGCCGGCGACAAGCGGTTCGTGCAGGTCCTGCTGCTGGGGCAGTCCGAACTGCTCTACGGACGCCAGATCAACTGGCCGATCTGGGAAGCGGCCGAAGCGGCGGGTCTGCCCGTGACGATCCACCTGGGCGGTGTCTTCCGCCAGGCCCCGACGTCCGTCGGATGGCCCACCTCCTACCTGGAGTGGTACGTCGGGCAGCAGTCCAACCTCGAGGCGCAGATCAACTCGATCGTGTCCGAAGGCGTGCTGCAGAAGTTCCCCGGCACGCGGGTGGTCGTCTCCGAGGTCGGATTCCAGTGGCTGCCGGCGTTCATCTGGAAGTTCGACAAGCTGTGGAAGAGCTACCGGCACGACGTGCCCTGGCTGGACCGCGCACCGTCCCAGCTGATCCGCGAGCACTTCAAGTTCACCACCGCCCCCTCCGACGGCGCCGAAGAACCCGGGGGCCTCGATCGGATCGTCGAGCGGATGGGCAGCGACCAGATGCTCGTCTACTCCAGCGACTACCCCCACAACCACGCGTCCGGGCCGCGGCAGATCGAAGCCGGCACGTCCGACAGCGAGCTGATCGACCGCATCTACCGGCACAACGCCTGGGACCTGTACCAGCTCAGCGTCCCCGGCCACGAGTGA
- a CDS encoding aldehyde dehydrogenase family protein, which translates to MTTSIPEYLNYIDGTWVAARDNAWIDVESPRNRQIIAKVPRGDEKDIADAVDAAGRAFPGWRDTAPRARGRLLQQIADKLEPEIERIARIISDENGNALRTQSRGEVTFAVDVFRYFGSVASEVKGETIPLNAHVLDYSRREPIGIVGAIVPWNAPVQLAVMKIASALAAGNALVLKAAEDAPLAVLEIVKICHEFLPAGVLNVVVGYGTEAGEALITHPAVRKLSFTGSTAVGKRVMSAAAERIVPVSLELGGKNPQIVFPDADEDWVAQGTISGMRFARQGQSCTAGSRLFVHRSIVDSFVDKLTANLGKLKVGDPLDEETDIGAIVNKKQFDKVCGYIDEGLQRGESTVALGGLPPTEGPLSEGFYVQPTVFVGVENSWRLAQEEIFGPVLCVIPWDDEDEVVRMANDTHYGLSAFIWTHDIGRALRTAHSIDAGWIQVNQGGGQVLGQSYGGWKQSGIGREFSLEGMIESFTERKHVSIDTSR; encoded by the coding sequence ATGACCACCTCGATTCCCGAGTACCTGAACTACATTGACGGCACCTGGGTCGCCGCACGCGACAATGCCTGGATCGACGTCGAGAGCCCGCGCAACCGGCAGATCATCGCGAAGGTGCCCCGCGGCGACGAGAAGGACATCGCCGACGCCGTCGACGCGGCCGGCCGCGCGTTCCCGGGCTGGCGCGACACCGCGCCGCGGGCTCGCGGCCGACTGTTGCAGCAGATCGCCGACAAGCTGGAACCCGAGATCGAGCGCATCGCCCGGATCATCTCCGACGAGAACGGCAACGCGCTGCGCACGCAGTCCCGCGGCGAGGTCACCTTCGCCGTCGACGTGTTCCGTTACTTCGGCTCGGTGGCCAGCGAGGTCAAGGGCGAGACGATCCCGCTCAACGCCCACGTCCTGGACTACTCCCGCCGCGAACCGATCGGCATCGTCGGCGCGATCGTGCCGTGGAACGCCCCGGTGCAGCTCGCCGTCATGAAGATCGCCTCCGCCCTCGCGGCAGGCAACGCCCTCGTGCTCAAGGCTGCCGAGGACGCCCCGCTGGCCGTGCTGGAGATCGTCAAGATCTGCCACGAGTTCCTGCCCGCGGGCGTGCTGAACGTGGTCGTCGGCTACGGCACCGAAGCGGGCGAAGCCCTGATCACCCACCCCGCCGTCCGCAAGCTGTCCTTCACCGGATCCACCGCGGTCGGCAAGCGGGTGATGTCCGCCGCGGCGGAGCGGATCGTGCCCGTCTCGCTGGAGCTGGGCGGCAAGAACCCCCAGATCGTCTTCCCCGACGCCGACGAGGACTGGGTCGCGCAGGGCACGATCTCCGGCATGCGCTTCGCGCGGCAGGGCCAGTCCTGCACCGCGGGATCCCGGCTGTTCGTGCACCGCTCGATCGTCGATTCCTTCGTGGACAAACTCACCGCCAACCTGGGCAAGCTCAAGGTCGGCGACCCGCTCGACGAAGAGACCGACATCGGCGCGATCGTCAACAAGAAGCAGTTCGACAAGGTTTGCGGCTACATCGACGAGGGTCTCCAGCGCGGAGAGTCCACTGTGGCCCTGGGCGGGCTTCCCCCCACGGAGGGTCCGCTGTCGGAGGGTTTCTACGTCCAGCCCACGGTGTTCGTCGGCGTCGAGAACTCCTGGCGGCTGGCGCAGGAGGAGATCTTCGGCCCGGTCCTGTGCGTCATCCCGTGGGACGACGAGGACGAGGTCGTCCGCATGGCCAACGACACCCACTACGGGTTGTCGGCGTTCATCTGGACCCACGACATCGGCCGCGCCCTGCGCACCGCGCACTCGATCGACGCCGGCTGGATCCAGGTCAACCAGGGCGGCGGCCAGGTGCTCGGCCAGTCCTACGGAGGCTGGAAGCAGAGTGGTATCGGCCGCGAGTTCTCCCTCGAGGGCATGATCGAGAGCTTCACCGAGCGCAAGCACGTCTCCATCGACACCTCCCGGTGA
- a CDS encoding enoyl-CoA hydratase/isomerase family protein has product MSTDAFTAELADILRTDPPAALVVDRIARQAVDDVAVITLAKPEAFNALSLASWRQLRSDFTELARQENLRAVVLRGAGPKAFAAGADIKEFPETRMSAAAATDYNETIARALRAVADLPVPVIAAVHGLAVGGGCELITACDVRIASTAARFGIPIGKLGVTLGYTETVSVARLIGPAELKYLLYSGELITADDAHRIGLVQRLTDPDGLVDAVTGLVGRIRSQSALTLKAAKVVTGMAGRPLTDADADALARFTVEAYEGSDLKEGVAAFAERRAPVFGQKGED; this is encoded by the coding sequence ATGAGCACCGACGCCTTCACCGCGGAGCTGGCCGACATTCTGCGCACCGACCCGCCGGCGGCCCTGGTCGTCGACCGCATCGCCAGGCAGGCCGTCGACGACGTCGCCGTGATCACCCTCGCGAAGCCGGAGGCCTTCAACGCGCTCTCCCTGGCGAGCTGGCGACAGCTGCGATCGGACTTCACGGAGCTCGCCCGGCAGGAAAACCTGCGTGCGGTGGTGTTGCGCGGCGCCGGCCCGAAGGCCTTCGCGGCCGGTGCCGACATCAAGGAATTCCCCGAAACCAGGATGAGCGCGGCGGCGGCGACCGACTACAACGAGACGATCGCCCGTGCGCTGCGGGCGGTGGCCGACCTGCCCGTTCCCGTCATCGCGGCCGTGCACGGCCTGGCCGTCGGCGGCGGATGCGAGCTCATCACCGCCTGCGACGTGCGGATCGCCTCGACCGCGGCGCGCTTCGGCATCCCGATCGGCAAACTCGGCGTCACACTCGGGTACACCGAAACCGTGTCGGTGGCCCGGCTGATCGGCCCCGCAGAGCTGAAGTACCTGCTCTACAGCGGTGAGCTGATCACCGCCGATGACGCGCACCGCATCGGCCTGGTGCAACGCCTGACCGACCCGGATGGGCTGGTCGACGCGGTCACCGGCCTCGTGGGCCGGATCAGGTCCCAGTCGGCGCTCACGCTCAAGGCGGCGAAGGTCGTCACGGGCATGGCCGGGCGCCCGCTCACCGACGCCGACGCCGACGCTCTCGCGCGCTTCACCGTCGAGGCCTACGAGGGCAGCGATCTCAAGGAAGGTGTCGCGGCGTTCGCCGAGCGGCGCGCACCGGTGTTCGGCCAGAAGGGAGAAGACTGA
- the ilvC gene encoding ketol-acid reductoisomerase yields MSATVYYDADADLGLLQGLKVAVIGYGSQGHAHALCLRDSGVDVRVGLPEGSKSRPKAEEEGLRVLTPADAAAEADVVSIQAPDTVQRTLYAQDIAPNLRPGNLLLFSHGFNVRYDYISAPEGVDVALIAPKGPGHLVRRQFVDGHGVPALVAVEQDASGRALEVALAYAKALGGTRAGVIKTTFAEETETDLFGEQAVLCGGTSALIEAGFDTLVNAGYQPEIAYFEVLHELKLIVDLIYEGGIARQRYSCSDTAEYGDLTRGPRIVTDDTRKEMAKILGEIQDGTFAREWIAEDENGRPNFLRLRAQGQAHGIEQVGARLRDMMPWVDRKITETA; encoded by the coding sequence ATGTCCGCCACCGTCTATTACGACGCCGACGCAGACCTAGGGCTCTTGCAGGGGCTGAAGGTCGCCGTCATCGGCTATGGGAGCCAGGGGCACGCCCACGCTCTCTGCCTGCGCGACTCCGGCGTCGACGTCCGGGTGGGGCTGCCCGAAGGGTCGAAGTCGCGCCCCAAGGCCGAGGAGGAAGGGCTGCGGGTCCTCACGCCCGCGGACGCCGCCGCGGAGGCAGACGTCGTCTCCATCCAGGCGCCGGACACCGTGCAGCGCACCCTGTACGCGCAGGACATCGCCCCGAACCTGCGGCCGGGCAACTTGTTGCTGTTCAGCCACGGCTTCAACGTCCGCTACGACTACATCAGCGCGCCCGAGGGTGTGGACGTCGCCCTGATCGCACCGAAGGGGCCTGGGCACCTGGTGCGGCGGCAGTTCGTCGATGGGCACGGGGTCCCGGCGCTCGTCGCCGTCGAGCAGGACGCCTCCGGCCGGGCCCTGGAGGTCGCGCTCGCCTACGCCAAGGCGCTGGGCGGCACGCGCGCCGGCGTCATCAAGACCACGTTCGCCGAGGAGACCGAGACGGATCTGTTCGGTGAGCAGGCCGTTCTCTGTGGTGGCACCTCGGCCCTGATCGAGGCCGGCTTCGACACGCTCGTCAACGCGGGATACCAGCCCGAGATCGCCTACTTCGAGGTCCTGCACGAGCTCAAGCTGATCGTCGATCTGATCTACGAGGGCGGAATCGCGCGCCAGCGCTACTCGTGCAGCGACACCGCCGAGTACGGTGACCTCACCCGCGGACCGCGGATCGTCACCGATGACACCCGCAAGGAGATGGCCAAGATTCTCGGGGAGATCCAGGACGGCACCTTCGCGCGCGAATGGATCGCCGAGGACGAGAACGGCAGGCCGAACTTCCTGCGGCTGCGGGCACAGGGACAGGCGCACGGCATCGAGCAGGTCGGGGCCCGGCTCCGGGACATGATGCCCTGGGTCGACCGGAAGATCACCGAAACCGCGTGA